The following is a genomic window from Chitinivibrionales bacterium.
AAGGCAACTGAGTTTTATAGTAAAGCATTTGGGTTAGAAACCAAATTCATTCATGAGTCGAACATGTATGCTGAGATGAAAAGCGGTGAAACAACCTTGTCGTTCGCAAACAATGAAATGCTAAAGATGAATCTTGGTATTGATGCGATACATGGCATGAAGAATTGTTTCGAAATAGCATTTTCTACCAACGATGTTGAAGGTGCTTTTAAAAAGGCAATTGAAAATGGTGCCAAAGAGCTCAAAAAACCAGAACAAAAAACTTGGGGACAGACAGTTGCTTATGTTAGCGATGATTTTGGAACAATAGTAGAGATTTGTACACCGATGGAATAATCTAAAGGTAGCAGGCCCGTCCATGGGCCTGAATATTATAGGCCGTGTATTAAAATCCTACAGACAAACAACAGGCCAAATACAAAAGTTTGCTCCGTTGACACTTCGCAAACCTGCGTATGTTGGCCGGAACGTTAGGCGAAATATGCCCCCCGGTTTTGAAAGGCAAAGAATGAAATCAAAAAAAATCGCGCCCCTAATAATAATATTAATTCTAAATATCCTTTCTGATGGACAAACAGTATTAACTAATCCAATTGGTGCAAGGTCATTGGCGATGGGAAGGACTGGATACACCATATCAAGTGACGGAACTGCTTTGTTTTTTAATCCAGCGATATTGGGACTGGAAAATTTTAGATGGAACAAAGGTGAGATACAATATTATCGAGAACCTATGATTATTGATATTGTTAAATCATATTATTCGATCAATTGGCAGCAAGATGAAATAAAAAATATGGGATTCTCTCTTTATCTGAACCACATAGCCGCTGGAGAAATAAATGAAATAGATATGAATGGTAGCATTGTGGACACTTGGTATTCTTATGATTATGTGATTGCAGCTGGAGCAGGTTATTGTTTCTACAAAAAATCATTTCTATCCAATTCCGTAGGAGTTGGACTAAAGTACTATCGTTCACCCATGGGCACTAAGAATGACGGAGAGAAATACTATGGACATGCATTTTCGTTCGACGCAGGATATCTACTGCAACTATTTGATAGATTGCGTTTGGGATTTGTAATAAAAAATATCGGTACAGACATTAAATGGAAAGACAAAGATTCAACACTTAGTAATAATAGCCAACCATCGCTAATAGGAATAGGAACTGGATATATCGATGATTATTATTACGGCAAATTAAAACTTTTAAAACTGTCAACAGAATTAAGCTATCGTAAAGTTTTTGGTGATTCTCATCTAAAAAATAATGGAAACATATTGACAGGAATTGAGTTGTTTTTCTTAGGTACTTTTCCAATCAGGGTTGGCTATCAAAGAATTTTAAAAGGAAATGAAGAAGGAATAAATGGGATATCATTTGGAACAGGTTTATCCCTATTCAATCATTTCAATTTTGACATTTTTTGGTCGTTTGATGATGATGAATACGACATTGACGAACCAAATTATGGTTTTTCCGTTTCGATTACAAGAGCTCTAAATTGGAGTAAGAAAGATAAAAGATGGTGGATAAAATATTAAGACGGGGCGCGAAGAGTAAAAGACAAAACCGGGGGACATACATCGCCTAACAGCGCCAGCCCAAAATTTACTCCACTGCGTTCCGTAAACTTCGGGCGAGTGGCGCAAAACGTTGTGCGCAATAAACCGGGCCATGCAAAGACTGAAAGATGCCGCCGCCGAAGCAAAAATGAGGCAAAAACTAGTTAAATTCGATAAAATTTTTACAGAAGGGAGTTAGTATGAATAGAAGCTTTTGGTCGTTATGCATGCTGTTCTGCTTCGCCTTATTTCTCGCCTGTTCAGATGATGAAAATGCTTTTCCTGACCTCAATCTAAACCAGCCTTGGATTACATCCTCCATGACATACATATACACCCGTGGAAACGGACAAATACAAGCACTTGAGTCAGAAGAAATCGGCGACGCAACTATGACACTTACTGAAAATTCCTTCGCGTATTGCTGTTCATTAAAGGCATATCTTTACTCGGCGGACACAATTTCCTCGATAACTTTAGAAGAAGCCGATGAGGCAGATAGCACTATACGTGATTCACTGATGCAGCTGTTTGTTAGAACAGGAGCTCCTATAGATTCATTCTTTGTGCATCCTTGTGATTCCGGCTCGTTGAGCTATACTCAAAACTACAAAGACAATAGCTCCGACGGAATTTCATTGTTTGGTGGAACACCAGACAATTGGTGGTATGGCACAATCTCCGGACAATCACATTCGGGCAATAATTGGAGTACCAATTATATGGCATACGAAGAAAATGAAAAGTGCAAAAGTATCTGGATATCAAATATCCCTCATGACAATTATAGGATTAGCCTAAATTTCAGTATCCAGTAGATTATCATAATCGGAAGTGAGGCAAGCATGAAAAAGTATGAAACCGCCCTGAAGGCGCTCTTTGCATTATCGATTCTTCTAATTTTGCTTACTACATCGTGTGAAGTTGGTACATCTTACATGCTTAGAAACATGACACTCGAGGGAGTAGTGCCGTCAAGCAGAATTCGCGTTGTACCATCAAATGACGATCCACACATCTCA
Proteins encoded in this region:
- a CDS encoding VOC family protein, which translates into the protein KATEFYSKAFGLETKFIHESNMYAEMKSGETTLSFANNEMLKMNLGIDAIHGMKNCFEIAFSTNDVEGAFKKAIENGAKELKKPEQKTWGQTVAYVSDDFGTIVEICTPME
- a CDS encoding PorV/PorQ family protein, producing MGLNIIGRVLKSYRQTTGQIQKFAPLTLRKPAYVGRNVRRNMPPGFERQRMKSKKIAPLIIILILNILSDGQTVLTNPIGARSLAMGRTGYTISSDGTALFFNPAILGLENFRWNKGEIQYYREPMIIDIVKSYYSINWQQDEIKNMGFSLYLNHIAAGEINEIDMNGSIVDTWYSYDYVIAAGAGYCFYKKSFLSNSVGVGLKYYRSPMGTKNDGEKYYGHAFSFDAGYLLQLFDRLRLGFVIKNIGTDIKWKDKDSTLSNNSQPSLIGIGTGYIDDYYYGKLKLLKLSTELSYRKVFGDSHLKNNGNILTGIELFFLGTFPIRVGYQRILKGNEEGINGISFGTGLSLFNHFNFDIFWSFDDDEYDIDEPNYGFSVSITRALNWSKKDKRWWIKY